From the Lathyrus oleraceus cultivar Zhongwan6 chromosome 4, CAAS_Psat_ZW6_1.0, whole genome shotgun sequence genome, one window contains:
- the LOC127136270 gene encoding uncharacterized protein LOC127136270 gives MGDEENSSSSSDENNDSTIHHIKDSSQSHSSPYYIHPGENPGLVLVSPQLNNNNYHTWSRGMKRALLAKNKLQFINGKLPSLPELDPLFDAWERCNGLVISWITRSLTPSIAQSVAYVENAKVLWEELKERFTKGNHFRFSDLLQEIHSTKQGERSISEFFNFMKTSWEDLEDLRPLPSCTCHTPCNCAAFKIIKQQRDSELVICFLKGLSDNYNTIHSQILLMDPLPSINKVFSLVLQQESSPTNIAIPSSKILYNASDNGNRFQSRGYNNGGCGRGRSSSGVHGPPKQCTFCTRLGHTIDTCYFKHGFPPGYQPNTQSTVNNTTSSNDSSFPTSSNVAANDSSIPQLSIETIQQLLSLLPNSSKSTATSAHNVNTAHTA, from the coding sequence ATGGGCGATGAAGAAAATTCTTCATCTTCCTCTGATGAAAACAATGATTCAACTATTCATCACATCAAAGATTCCTCCCAATCACACTCATCACCTTATTACATTCATCCTGGTGAAAATCCAGGATTGGTTTTGGTCTCTCCACAATTAAACAACAACAACTACCATACTTGGAGTCGTGGAATGAAGCGAGCCCTCCTTGCCAAGAACAAACTACAATTCATCAATGGAAAGTTACCTTCTTTACCAGAACTTGATCCTCTTTTTGATGCCTGGGAACGGTGTAATGGTCTTGTTATCTCATGGATAACTCGATCTCTCACACCTTCGATTGCTCAAAGTGTCGCTTACGTCGAAAACGCTAAGGTTCTTTGGGAAGAATTGAAAGAACGATTCACCAAAGGAAATCACTTTCGCTTCTCTGATCTTTTGCAAGAAATTCACTCCACAAAACAAGGTGAACGATCAATTTCAGAATTTTTCAATTTTATGAAAACTTCTTGGGAAGATCTTGAAGATCTTCGTCCCCTTCCTTCTTGTACCTGTCACACACCTTGCAATTGTGCCGCTTTCAAAATCATCAAACAGCAACGTGATTCCGAATTGGTTATTTGTTTCTTAAAAGGATTAAGTGACAATTATAACACAATTCATTCTCAAATTCTTCTCATGGATCCACTGCCTTCCATTAACAAAGTTTTTTCTTTGGTTCTTCAACAAGAATCAAGTCCTACAAATATTGCTATTCCAAGTTCAAAAATTCTTTACAATGCCTCTGATAATGGTAACCGCTTTCAAAGTCGCGGTTACAACAACGGAGGATGTGGTCGAGGTCGAAGTTCGTCTGGCGTTCATGGTCCACCCAAACAATGTACCTTTTGCACACGTCTCGGCCATACCATTGACACTTGCTACTTCAAACACGGATTTCCACCTGGGTACCAGCCAAATACTCAATCGACCGTCAATAACACTACTTCCTCTAATGACAGTTCCTTTCCAACTTCTTCCAATGTTGCTGCAAATGATTCATCCATTCCACAATTGAGTATTGAGACAATTCAACAACTTCTCTCATTATTACCAAATTCTTCCAAATCTACTGCAACATCTGCTCACAATGTCAATACTGCACACACCGCTTGA